A genomic segment from Chanos chanos chromosome 2, fChaCha1.1, whole genome shotgun sequence encodes:
- the LOC115805916 gene encoding protein C19orf12-like codes for MAPRTDDVMRLCCKLSADKKIKAAVKNCGKGAAVTGGAAFLGGIVGGPPGIAAGSLVGGLLGYWMTSGKFQPVPQILMELPPAQQQKLYSDVMAVLGNLAWTDFTQLIALVMGNSTLQQQVIAALMNFITKELRAEIQHGD; via the exons ATGGCCCCGCGAACTGATGACGTCATGAGACTATGCTGCAAGCTTTCTGCGGACAAGAAGATCAAAGCAGCGGTGAAAAATTGTGGTAAAGGAGCAGCAGTCACGGGAGGGGCCGCTTTTTTAGGCGGGATTGTAGGTGGTCCTCCTGGAATAGCTGCAg GCAGTTTAGTGGGAGGCCTGCTTGGATACTGGATGACCAGTGGAAAGTTTCAACCTGTTCCTCAAATTCTCATGGAGTTGCCTCCTGCTCAGCAGCAGAAGCTTTACTCTGATGTCATGGCTGTGCTTGGCAATCTGGCGTGGACTGACTTTACCCAGTTAATTGCACTGGTTATGGGCAATTCTACCCTACAGCAGCAAGTTATTGCTGCTTTGATGAATTTCATCACTAAGGAGCTGAGGGCCGAGATACAACATGGAGACTAA
- the LOC115805717 gene encoding protein C19orf12 homolog encodes MAPRMDDIMGLCCKLSADKQIKAAVKNSTKGAAVAGGTAFLGGLLGGPPGIALGGAVGGLLGCWMTSGQFKPVPQILMELPPTHRQKLCTDVMAVLGTLDWTDLAQLIALVMGNPTLQQQVTAALISFVTKELRAEIQYGD; translated from the exons ATGGCTCCGCGAATGGACGACATCATGGGACTTTGCTGCAAGCTGTCGGCGGACAAGCAGATCAAAGCAGCGGTGAAGAACTCTACCAAAGGAGCAGCTGTCGCGGGCGGGACCGCTTTTTTAGGTGGTCTTTTAGGTGGCCCTCCTGGAATAGCTTTAG GTGGTGCAGTGGGAGGCCTGCTGGGATGCTGGATGACCAGTGGACAGTTTAAACCTGTTCCACAGATTCTCATGGAGTTGCCTCCTACACACCGGCAGAAGCTTTGCACTGATGTCATGGCTGTGCTTGGCACTCTGGATTGGACTGACCTTGCACAGTTAATTGCACTGGTTATGGGCAATCCTACCCTACAGCAGCAAGTTACTGCTGCTCTCATTAGCTTCGTCACTAAGGAGCTGAGGGCCGAGATACAATATGGAGACTAA